A part of Paenibacillus donghaensis genomic DNA contains:
- a CDS encoding glycosyltransferase family 2 protein gives MKDNNTRVLLGSPIHQKPHILQPFLESLLRLDTEGLQLDYFLIDDNEDDASRLLLKQFEPPGSHILIQPSGYRDAYIRNDTTHFWNSNLVWKVANFKNLMIQRAGTLEYDYLFLIDSDLILHPDTLKHLISTDKDIISEVFWTQWQPGTLHQPQVWMHDEYNQWELLPGEQLKPEEINRRFHEFLAKLKEPGIYEVGGLGACTLISRKAILTGASYHQVKNISYWGEDRHFCIRAAALGIPLFVDTHYPALHLYRDSDLGKVADFIKQNGGGQHASGLSEPLPQLNAAALESEQPQLASESVAATDSAQPELSLEAVTDTDAAPSALTPDAAAATDSAQPEHEAVADTTPAQPSPVPDTANEITAGTASALTRPKLTLTMVVKKEGGRFLRQVLEEHRKYIDAAVIVDDSSTDDTAAICLEVLEGIPVQLVRNTRSKFSNEIELRKQQWEAVIATEPEWILNLDSDELFEASFATEIDDLLRDPQVDLFCFRLYDFWNDSHYREDAYWRSHLSYRPFLLRYRGDFDYVWYELPQHCGRLPENIFELPHQLSNLRLKHLGWSKPEYRLEKYLRYMQLDPDGQYGWKEQYDSILDEFPRLVAWVE, from the coding sequence ATGAAGGACAACAACACACGTGTGCTGCTCGGCAGCCCGATTCACCAGAAGCCGCATATTCTGCAGCCGTTTCTGGAGTCCCTGCTCCGGTTAGACACGGAGGGGCTTCAGCTTGACTATTTTCTGATCGATGACAATGAAGACGACGCCTCACGCCTGCTGCTGAAGCAGTTCGAGCCTCCGGGCAGCCATATACTGATTCAGCCCTCCGGCTACCGGGATGCCTATATCCGCAATGACACCACCCATTTCTGGAACTCGAATCTGGTCTGGAAAGTAGCCAACTTCAAGAATCTGATGATTCAGCGGGCCGGAACGCTGGAATATGATTATCTTTTCCTGATTGATTCCGACCTCATTCTTCATCCCGATACGTTGAAGCATCTCATCAGCACTGACAAAGATATCATCTCCGAGGTATTCTGGACCCAGTGGCAGCCGGGTACGCTGCACCAGCCCCAGGTATGGATGCATGATGAATACAATCAGTGGGAGCTGCTGCCCGGAGAACAGCTGAAGCCGGAGGAAATTAACCGCCGGTTCCATGAATTCCTGGCCAAGCTTAAAGAACCGGGCATCTACGAGGTTGGCGGCCTGGGCGCCTGCACCCTGATTAGCCGCAAGGCCATCCTCACCGGCGCCAGCTACCATCAAGTCAAGAATATCTCCTACTGGGGAGAAGATCGCCACTTCTGCATCCGCGCCGCCGCGCTTGGAATTCCGCTGTTCGTCGACACCCATTACCCCGCGCTGCACCTGTACAGGGACAGTGATCTGGGGAAGGTGGCCGATTTCATTAAGCAGAACGGCGGCGGGCAGCACGCCAGCGGGCTGTCCGAGCCGTTGCCTCAGTTGAACGCAGCAGCACTGGAATCGGAGCAGCCACAGCTGGCCTCCGAATCTGTAGCTGCTACAGATTCGGCCCAGCCAGAACTCTCCCTGGAAGCTGTGACGGACACAGATGCTGCCCCGTCAGCTCTCACTCCGGACGCTGCAGCCGCTACAGATTCGGCCCAGCCAGAACATGAAGCTGTGGCAGACACCACTCCGGCGCAGCCAAGCCCTGTTCCTGACACAGCCAATGAAATAACCGCCGGCACAGCTTCGGCGCTGACACGCCCCAAGCTGACGCTGACCATGGTCGTCAAGAAAGAGGGCGGCCGCTTCCTGCGCCAGGTGCTGGAGGAGCACCGCAAATACATCGACGCAGCGGTCATTGTCGATGATAGCAGCACCGATGACACAGCAGCAATCTGCCTGGAGGTGCTGGAGGGAATTCCTGTGCAGCTGGTGCGGAACACCCGCTCCAAGTTTAGCAATGAGATTGAGCTGCGCAAGCAGCAGTGGGAGGCGGTTATCGCCACAGAACCGGAATGGATTCTGAATCTGGACAGCGACGAGCTGTTTGAAGCGTCGTTTGCCACGGAGATTGATGACCTGCTGCGCGACCCGCAGGTCGATCTGTTCTGCTTCCGGCTGTATGATTTCTGGAACGACAGCCATTACCGCGAGGATGCCTACTGGCGTTCCCATCTGAGCTACCGGCCGTTTCTGCTCCGCTACAGAGGCGATTTCGATTATGTGTGGTATGAATTGCCGCAGCATTGCGGCCGGCTGCCGGAGAATATTTTTGAGCTGCCCCATCAGTTGAGCAATCTGCGGCTGAAGCATCTTGGCTGGTCGAAGCCGGAATACCGGCTGGAGAAATATTTGCGCTACATGCAGCTTGATCCTGATGGACAATACGGCTGGAAGGAGCAGTATGATTCCATTCTGGACGAATTCCCCCGGCTGGTGGCTTGGGTGGAATAA